One stretch of Siphonobacter curvatus DNA includes these proteins:
- a CDS encoding AAA family ATPase — translation MAYSSDVEGVKALNEAYRKLHAEITKVVIGQDEVVRLLLTAIFCQGHCLLVGVPGLAKTLLIQTMAGALDLSFNRIQFTPDLMPSDITGSETLDNDRNFRFIKGPIFSNIILADEINRTPPKTQSALLESMQEYAVTIAGQKYSLSRPFFVLATQNPIEQEGTYPLPEAQLDRFMFMIQLTYPKFESELAIVKATTTDNRYEVKQQVTGEEIQYFQHLVRRVPIADNVVEYAVRLVHKTRPQTELASREANEFLEWGAGPRASQNLILAAKCNALFNGKFSPDIEDVQAVALPILRHRIVRNFKAEAEGVTVEDLVRKMI, via the coding sequence ATGGCGTATTCTTCCGATGTCGAAGGAGTAAAGGCTCTCAATGAGGCGTATCGAAAATTACATGCTGAAATTACTAAGGTAGTAATCGGGCAGGATGAAGTCGTACGTTTACTGTTGACCGCTATTTTTTGTCAGGGGCACTGTTTGCTGGTCGGCGTACCGGGTCTGGCTAAAACCCTGCTCATCCAGACGATGGCCGGTGCTCTGGATTTGAGTTTTAACCGAATTCAGTTTACGCCGGATTTGATGCCTTCGGATATTACGGGTTCAGAAACGCTGGATAACGACCGGAATTTCCGTTTCATCAAAGGCCCTATTTTCTCCAACATCATTCTGGCGGATGAAATTAACCGTACGCCGCCTAAAACGCAGTCAGCCCTGCTGGAGTCCATGCAGGAATATGCGGTGACCATCGCGGGACAGAAGTACTCGCTGAGCCGTCCGTTTTTCGTGCTGGCAACCCAAAACCCCATCGAACAAGAGGGTACATATCCGCTACCGGAAGCCCAGCTCGACCGGTTTATGTTCATGATTCAACTGACGTATCCGAAATTTGAGTCGGAGCTGGCTATTGTGAAAGCAACTACTACGGATAACCGTTACGAAGTAAAACAACAGGTCACGGGCGAAGAAATTCAGTACTTTCAGCACTTGGTACGCCGTGTCCCCATTGCTGATAACGTCGTGGAATATGCGGTTCGACTGGTACATAAAACGCGTCCGCAAACGGAACTGGCCTCACGGGAAGCCAATGAGTTTCTGGAATGGGGAGCGGGTCCAAGAGCTTCGCAGAATCTCATTCTGGCGGCTAAATGTAATGCTTTGTTTAACGGAAAGTTTTCTCCGGATATTGAAGATGTACAAGCCGTAGCTTTGCCCATTTTACGGCACCGGATTGTACGAAACTTTAAAGCCGAAGCGGAAGGTGTAACCGTGGAAGATCTGGTTCGTAAAATGATTTAA
- a CDS encoding cold-shock protein, producing the protein MQTGTVKFFNETKGFGFILDDASGQDIFVHATGLSSATIRQDDRVSFETIEGKRGLNAVNVKKI; encoded by the coding sequence ATGCAAACAGGCACTGTAAAATTTTTCAACGAAACGAAAGGTTTTGGCTTTATTCTTGATGACGCTTCCGGGCAAGATATTTTCGTGCACGCGACGGGTCTGAGTTCAGCTACCATTCGTCAAGATGATCGTGTTTCTTTTGAAACGATCGAAGGCAAGCGTGGCTTGAACGCCGTAAACGTTAAGAAAATCTAA
- a CDS encoding M20/M25/M40 family metallo-hydrolase — protein MKKLFALLCLFSSAPLFAQDYLPSVERISSHIHTLASDQMKGRGTGSRENDKAAQYITKEFRKLGLLPMGSEGYWQPFTAKVKRVVVTDSLRKAKNVIGFLNNRASHTIVIGAHYDHLGMGRQGSSLEKNPEGKIHNGADDNASGVAGLLELARYYAQNGVKEEYNFLFIAFGAEELGLQGSRHFLANPTVPLDQLNFMVCMDMIGRYNPDRGVGVGGVGTSDTWAKVFEGVEASVKFFTDRAGNGGSDNAAFYAKQIPVLFFHTGGHDDYHKPTDDVEKIDFKSEVGILNLEIKIIDNALKQPKMSFTPVS, from the coding sequence GTGAAAAAACTCTTTGCTCTGCTCTGCCTATTCAGTTCTGCTCCCCTCTTTGCTCAGGACTATCTTCCCTCCGTCGAACGCATTTCCAGCCATATTCATACGCTGGCTTCCGATCAAATGAAGGGCCGGGGTACGGGCAGCAGGGAAAACGATAAAGCCGCTCAGTACATCACCAAAGAATTTCGCAAACTCGGTCTGCTACCGATGGGCTCCGAAGGATACTGGCAACCCTTTACGGCTAAAGTGAAGCGAGTCGTTGTAACGGACAGCCTGAGAAAAGCAAAAAACGTAATCGGGTTTCTGAACAATCGGGCTTCGCATACCATTGTCATTGGTGCTCATTATGATCACCTCGGTATGGGTCGTCAGGGTAGTTCGCTAGAAAAAAATCCCGAAGGAAAAATTCATAATGGAGCCGACGATAACGCTTCGGGTGTAGCAGGCTTACTGGAACTGGCTCGGTACTACGCTCAGAATGGGGTGAAAGAAGAATACAACTTTTTATTCATTGCTTTCGGGGCTGAAGAACTGGGCTTGCAAGGTTCCCGCCATTTTCTGGCTAACCCAACCGTACCGCTGGATCAACTCAATTTCATGGTTTGCATGGACATGATTGGTCGGTACAACCCCGATCGTGGCGTGGGCGTTGGTGGCGTTGGTACGAGCGATACCTGGGCCAAAGTATTCGAAGGGGTGGAAGCTTCGGTAAAGTTCTTTACGGATCGGGCAGGTAATGGCGGATCGGATAATGCCGCGTTTTACGCCAAACAAATTCCCGTTTTGTTCTTCCACACGGGTGGCCACGATGATTATCACAAACCCACAGACGACGTAGAAAAAATCGATTTCAAGTCCGAAGTAGGTATTCTTAATCTGGAAATAAAGATCATTGACAACGCTTTGAAGCAACCGAAGATGAGCTTCACGCCCGTTAGTTAG
- a CDS encoding NYN domain-containing protein, translating into MANDQLSFTRIGVFYDGNYFLHVSNYYNYFHSRKSRISVSGLHSFIRNQVADELNSDTRSCQIVDAHYFRGRLNAQEASQRGHMLFYDRVFDDLLMAEGVTTHYLPIRNTFNNRHEKGIDVWLALEAYEMALYKKFDIIVLIASDGDFVPLVRKLNTIGTRVMVLSWDFEYTTEDGQKMVTRTSQDLLEEVSYYADMQNIIEDRVRRNDPLINGLFVVPPSPPQTTPRAERPAADAAVGPNPTLAEHTGELMTSTIYSLKNGYGFIKYPPNNLFFHYTSLVDTDFNELQEGDEVEFVLSLNDRGDYIAKNVRLLWDEEGTEVTETTESVTETEQDSLKLEF; encoded by the coding sequence ATGGCTAACGACCAGTTATCTTTTACTCGAATTGGCGTATTTTATGACGGCAATTATTTCTTACACGTAAGTAATTATTATAATTATTTTCATTCCCGTAAAAGTCGTATAAGCGTATCAGGTTTACATAGTTTTATCAGAAATCAGGTTGCCGATGAATTGAATTCCGATACACGTTCCTGCCAGATTGTAGATGCTCACTATTTCCGCGGTCGTTTGAATGCTCAGGAAGCCAGCCAACGGGGACACATGCTGTTTTATGACCGGGTTTTCGATGATCTGCTCATGGCTGAAGGTGTCACTACCCATTACCTGCCTATTCGTAACACGTTTAACAACCGCCACGAAAAAGGAATTGACGTATGGCTGGCACTGGAAGCTTACGAAATGGCTCTGTATAAAAAATTTGACATTATTGTTCTCATTGCTTCAGATGGTGATTTTGTACCGCTGGTTCGTAAACTGAACACAATCGGTACGCGGGTGATGGTACTGAGCTGGGACTTTGAATATACGACGGAAGATGGCCAGAAAATGGTTACTCGGACGTCACAGGATCTGCTGGAGGAAGTGTCTTACTACGCTGACATGCAGAATATCATTGAAGATCGCGTACGCCGCAATGATCCTCTTATTAATGGTCTCTTCGTCGTACCTCCTTCACCGCCACAAACGACTCCCCGGGCTGAGCGTCCGGCAGCCGATGCTGCGGTAGGCCCTAATCCTACCTTGGCCGAACACACGGGAGAGCTAATGACGAGTACGATTTATTCCCTTAAAAACGGCTACGGATTCATTAAGTATCCACCCAATAACCTGTTCTTCCATTATACTAGTTTAGTGGATACGGATTTCAATGAATTACAGGAAGGGGACGAAGTAGAATTTGTATTGTCACTGAATGACCGGGGCGATTACATTGCCAAGAATGTACGCTTGCTTTGGGATGAAGAAGGTACCGAAGTAACGGAAACAACCGAAAGCGTTACGGAAACCGAACAGGATTCTTTAAAACTCGAGTTTTAA
- a CDS encoding nucleotidyltransferase family protein, translating to MKVQLAILAAGRSSRLGRPKQLIEWDEQTLLCRVTQTALRVHASETSVCIITGAYAEQVAATVADLPVTVLYNMDWSEGMAASVRVATAYAIEQQADALLFLLTDQPHLTTSVLEEILNLYSGKADSIVVSDYGSDWGVPMLFGSDHFSELLTLEGDRGAKPLAKKYASHLKKVVFPLGSVDIDTEEDWKRFAKSAFNA from the coding sequence ATGAAGGTACAACTGGCCATTTTAGCAGCGGGCCGTTCCAGTCGTCTGGGTCGGCCAAAGCAACTCATCGAATGGGATGAGCAAACGTTACTTTGCCGCGTAACGCAAACCGCCCTGCGGGTCCACGCTAGTGAAACGTCGGTTTGCATCATCACAGGAGCCTACGCTGAACAAGTGGCCGCCACGGTAGCCGACCTGCCCGTAACCGTTCTGTACAATATGGACTGGTCGGAAGGCATGGCGGCATCCGTACGAGTGGCTACGGCGTACGCAATAGAGCAGCAAGCGGATGCTTTGCTTTTTCTACTCACGGATCAGCCCCATTTAACTACGTCAGTACTAGAGGAAATCCTGAATTTATATTCCGGTAAAGCTGACAGTATTGTCGTGTCAGATTACGGCTCGGATTGGGGCGTACCCATGTTGTTTGGTTCGGATCATTTTTCGGAGTTGCTAACCTTAGAAGGCGATCGTGGAGCCAAGCCCCTGGCTAAAAAATATGCTAGCCATCTAAAGAAAGTAGTCTTTCCTTTAGGTTCTGTCGATATTGATACGGAGGAAGACTGGAAGCGGTTTGCAAAAAGTGCTTTTAATGCTTAA
- a CDS encoding SDR family oxidoreductase, which yields MHLYTQPMLTPGTLTGKTILVTGGGTGLGKSMAREFLRLGANVTICSRKQAVIEATAQELMETTGGQVLAVPCDVRQYDQIENVLSQTLERFGRLDGLVNNAAGNFISPTERLSAKAFETVIGIVLQGSVNFTLAVGKHWIQQNQPGTILSIITSYAFTGTGYTVPSAVSKAGVRILTRSLAVEWARHGIRLNNIAPGPFPTKGAWDRLVPEPVADLIKPESRVPLGRVGEHQELANLAAYLMSDYSAYITGQDFTIDGGEWLKGAGQFSALEMIPDEGWDEIEQTIRRTTGG from the coding sequence ATGCATCTCTATACCCAACCCATGCTTACTCCAGGAACATTAACGGGCAAAACCATTCTGGTAACGGGCGGTGGTACCGGCCTGGGAAAATCCATGGCTCGGGAGTTTCTTCGGCTGGGAGCGAATGTTACGATTTGTTCCCGCAAACAGGCCGTGATCGAAGCTACGGCCCAGGAATTGATGGAAACCACCGGTGGGCAGGTACTTGCCGTGCCTTGTGATGTTCGGCAATATGATCAAATCGAAAACGTGCTATCGCAAACACTCGAACGCTTTGGCCGACTCGATGGCCTCGTCAACAACGCGGCGGGTAATTTCATTAGTCCAACCGAACGGTTAAGTGCCAAAGCCTTCGAAACCGTCATCGGCATCGTTCTACAGGGTTCAGTGAATTTTACGCTGGCGGTGGGCAAGCACTGGATCCAACAAAATCAGCCGGGAACCATCTTGAGTATCATCACCAGTTACGCCTTTACGGGTACGGGCTATACCGTTCCCTCAGCCGTATCCAAGGCGGGGGTGCGTATCCTGACGCGTTCGCTGGCGGTGGAGTGGGCCCGGCATGGGATCCGACTTAACAACATCGCTCCCGGACCTTTTCCCACCAAAGGAGCCTGGGACCGACTCGTCCCCGAGCCCGTCGCTGACTTAATCAAACCGGAAAGTCGGGTACCCCTAGGACGAGTTGGCGAGCATCAGGAGCTGGCGAATCTGGCCGCTTACCTGATGTCGGACTATTCGGCCTACATCACCGGCCAGGATTTTACGATCGATGGCGGCGAGTGGCTGAAAGGGGCCGGGCAGTTTAGTGCTTTGGAAATGATTCCGGATGAAGGATGGGACGAAATTGAACAAACCATTCGGCGTACCACCGGGGGGTAG
- the truA gene encoding tRNA pseudouridine(38-40) synthase TruA, which yields MISFAYNGAAFNGWQKQPNAVSIQEALEKSLSVLLKNPVALVGSGRTDTGVHAQQQYAHFEWPTPIADDLDFVAFKANRMLPPGIVVYRIFPIRSDVHARFTATSRKYEYRISRIKNPFRPSMVYPFSFPLDVLAMNQAAEYLLTYSDFQSFSLVNTQVKTFRCAITEARWEERGHELIFHVRADRFLRGMVRALVGTLMDVGRGRITVTDFEQIILAKDRKKAGRAVPPDGLFLVEVTYPAHAFDPPTDAIDL from the coding sequence ATGATTTCATTTGCGTACAATGGTGCGGCTTTCAACGGCTGGCAAAAACAACCCAATGCGGTTTCTATCCAGGAAGCCCTGGAAAAATCCCTTTCCGTACTTCTAAAAAATCCCGTCGCCCTGGTTGGATCCGGACGTACCGATACGGGCGTTCACGCCCAGCAGCAGTACGCTCACTTCGAATGGCCTACTCCTATTGCTGACGATTTGGATTTTGTGGCTTTCAAAGCGAACCGTATGTTGCCCCCGGGTATCGTCGTATACCGTATTTTTCCGATTCGTTCAGACGTGCATGCCCGCTTTACGGCTACTTCCCGAAAGTACGAATACCGAATATCAAGAATCAAAAACCCTTTCCGTCCTTCGATGGTTTATCCGTTTAGTTTTCCGCTCGACGTATTGGCTATGAATCAGGCGGCTGAATACCTCCTAACATACAGTGATTTTCAGAGCTTCAGCTTGGTTAATACGCAGGTGAAAACCTTCCGCTGTGCCATTACGGAAGCTCGCTGGGAAGAACGGGGACACGAACTCATTTTTCACGTACGGGCAGACCGTTTCTTACGCGGTATGGTCAGGGCCCTAGTGGGAACACTGATGGATGTAGGACGCGGACGCATTACGGTTACTGATTTTGAACAAATTATTCTGGCGAAAGACCGAAAAAAAGCCGGCCGTGCCGTACCGCCGGATGGGCTTTTTTTAGTCGAGGTCACCTACCCTGCTCACGCGTTCGACCCGCCAACGGACGCTATTGATCTGTAA
- a CDS encoding DUF4136 domain-containing protein yields MKTFLRPLLLLMSLLWIASACTTVNVDKSSRANFSKYKTFAWMDSDVQAGKNPVYYNEIATQNLENAVESTLAEKGYQRDENNPDMLIGYHFFVEQKERTVSDPTPLYGPYMGWGRWGWRGWGPAWYGWGGRQSRREKYEAGTVVLDIVDAKTRKLVWRGSVEKAVDNPTQISRQLERDVNKIVEKVPEEKSGK; encoded by the coding sequence ATGAAAACGTTCCTGCGTCCACTACTCCTCTTGATGTCGTTGCTTTGGATAGCGTCGGCCTGTACTACTGTAAACGTAGATAAAAGTAGCCGAGCTAACTTTAGCAAATACAAAACATTCGCCTGGATGGACTCGGATGTTCAGGCGGGTAAAAATCCCGTATACTATAACGAAATCGCTACGCAGAATCTGGAAAACGCGGTTGAAAGCACCCTTGCAGAAAAAGGGTACCAACGCGATGAAAACAATCCGGATATGCTCATTGGGTACCATTTCTTTGTCGAACAGAAAGAACGTACTGTTTCTGATCCGACTCCTTTATACGGTCCTTATATGGGTTGGGGACGTTGGGGTTGGCGAGGCTGGGGCCCAGCGTGGTATGGCTGGGGTGGCCGACAGTCACGCCGGGAAAAATATGAGGCAGGAACGGTAGTACTGGATATTGTAGATGCCAAAACCCGTAAGCTGGTTTGGCGGGGCTCCGTAGAAAAAGCCGTAGATAACCCGACTCAGATTTCCCGTCAGCTTGAACGAGATGTTAATAAAATTGTCGAAAAAGTGCCCGAAGAAAAATCAGGCAAATAA
- a CDS encoding sugar phosphate isomerase/epimerase family protein has product MEPLFTRRRTIGQLSGLFGGLFLPVSSVQKPSVSNSFKYCLNMSTLRGHKLGFEKELQIAAQAGFRSVEVWVDTAQDYLKQGKTLADARKVITDLGLTVENAIGFAPWIVDDAGVRSKALEQMKREMDMLAGIGCKRTAAPPMGATTSPKLDLTKVAERYRIILELGTQTGVIPHLELWGFSSNLSKLSEVMYVALESGHPSARLLLDVYHLYKGGSSLASLPLVGKPAMEIFHVNDYPANLTAEKITDADRIFTGDGVAPIQKILKAIHTPEQPLILSLEVFNKSYYAQDPLTVAKNGLAKMKAATGAV; this is encoded by the coding sequence ATGGAACCTCTTTTCACTCGCCGCCGAACGATCGGTCAACTTTCAGGGCTGTTTGGTGGACTTTTTCTTCCCGTCTCTTCCGTTCAAAAACCTTCTGTGTCGAATTCATTTAAATATTGTTTGAACATGAGTACACTGCGGGGCCACAAATTGGGCTTCGAAAAGGAACTTCAAATCGCTGCTCAGGCGGGATTTCGTTCCGTAGAGGTGTGGGTAGATACGGCGCAGGATTATCTGAAACAGGGGAAAACGCTGGCGGATGCCCGCAAAGTGATTACGGATTTAGGATTGACCGTCGAAAATGCCATCGGATTTGCTCCCTGGATTGTAGACGATGCGGGCGTTCGTTCCAAAGCCCTGGAGCAGATGAAACGGGAAATGGACATGCTCGCCGGTATTGGCTGCAAACGTACGGCAGCCCCGCCCATGGGAGCCACCACTTCTCCTAAACTGGATTTGACAAAAGTGGCGGAACGGTACCGGATTATTCTGGAATTGGGTACACAGACGGGCGTCATCCCGCACCTGGAACTCTGGGGATTTTCAAGTAACCTGAGCAAACTGAGTGAGGTGATGTACGTAGCTTTGGAAAGTGGACATCCTTCGGCACGTTTGCTACTGGATGTCTATCATTTGTATAAAGGCGGTTCCAGTCTGGCGAGTTTGCCGCTGGTTGGAAAGCCCGCGATGGAAATTTTCCACGTAAATGATTATCCAGCCAATCTCACCGCTGAAAAGATTACGGATGCGGATCGCATTTTCACGGGCGATGGCGTAGCTCCGATTCAGAAAATTCTAAAGGCTATTCATACACCGGAACAGCCGCTAATTCTTTCCCTGGAAGTATTCAACAAATCTTATTACGCCCAAGACCCGCTGACGGTTGCCAAAAATGGACTGGCAAAAATGAAGGCAGCGACGGGGGCAGTTTAG